In Agromyces sp. 3263, a single genomic region encodes these proteins:
- the gap gene encoding type I glyceraldehyde-3-phosphate dehydrogenase, which yields MTRIAVNGFGRIGRNVLRALLERDSDLEVVAVNDLTDPKALAQLLRFDSTGGRLGRPVEVDGDTLVVDGRRIKVLAEREPANLPWGELGVDIVLESTGRFTSKEAASAHLAAGAKKVLVSAPADGADVTLAYGVNTEAYDASAHTIISNASCTTNALAPLAKVLDDLAGIEHGFMTTVHAYTQEQNLQDGPHRDPRRARAAGVNIVPTTTGAAKAIGLVLPGLDGKLSGDSIRVPVPVGSIVELNTTVAREVSVDEVLAAYRAAAEGPLAGILEYSGDPLVSSDITGNPASSIFDAALTRVDGKHVKVVAWYDNEWGFSNRVIDTLELLAQD from the coding sequence ATGACTCGCATCGCCGTCAACGGATTCGGCCGCATCGGCCGCAATGTGCTCCGCGCCCTCCTCGAGCGCGACTCCGACCTCGAGGTCGTCGCCGTGAACGACCTCACCGACCCGAAAGCCCTTGCGCAGCTGCTGCGCTTCGACAGCACCGGCGGACGTCTCGGCCGCCCGGTCGAGGTCGACGGCGACACGCTCGTGGTCGACGGTCGCCGCATCAAGGTGCTCGCCGAGCGCGAGCCCGCGAACCTGCCTTGGGGCGAGCTCGGAGTCGACATCGTGCTCGAGTCGACGGGCCGGTTCACGTCGAAGGAGGCAGCATCGGCGCACCTGGCCGCCGGTGCCAAGAAGGTGCTCGTGAGCGCTCCGGCCGACGGCGCCGACGTCACGCTCGCCTACGGCGTGAACACCGAGGCGTACGACGCATCCGCCCACACGATCATCTCGAACGCCTCGTGCACGACGAACGCCCTCGCTCCGCTCGCGAAGGTGCTCGACGACCTCGCCGGCATCGAGCACGGGTTCATGACGACCGTGCACGCCTACACGCAGGAGCAGAACCTGCAGGACGGCCCGCACCGCGACCCGCGCCGCGCCCGCGCCGCCGGCGTGAACATCGTGCCGACCACCACCGGTGCCGCCAAGGCCATCGGCCTCGTGCTGCCCGGCCTCGACGGCAAGCTGTCGGGCGACTCGATCCGCGTGCCCGTGCCCGTCGGCTCGATCGTCGAGCTGAACACCACCGTCGCCCGCGAGGTGTCGGTCGACGAGGTGCTCGCCGCCTACCGCGCCGCGGCCGAGGGGCCGCTCGCCGGCATCCTCGAGTACTCCGGGGACCCGCTGGTCTCGTCGGACATCACGGGCAACCCGGCCTCGTCGATCTTCGACGCCGCGCTCACCCGCGTCGACGGCAAGCACGTCAAGGTCGTCGCCTGGTACGACAACGAGTGGGGCTTCTCGAACCGCGTCATCGACACACTGGAGCTGCTGGCGCAGGACTGA
- a CDS encoding aldehyde reductase encodes MSGELVLVTGGTGFVGAHCIVALLREGYRVRTTVRSLDRAGQVRDLVRAGGEDPTGIEFVVADLMQDDGWLDAVDGTRYVLHVASPLPVRQPKDANDLIEPAREGVLRVLRAARDTGVRRVVQTSSFAAIGYGTDPGRPFTEVDWTDLTAPHLTPYIQSKTLAERAAWEFIEREGAGLEFATVNPVVIFGPALGADFSTSIHVLLRLLNGKVPAVPPGTTTGVDVRDVADLHVLAMRHPDAAGERFLAVAGDPISFHDMAMLLRRHLGADARHVPTRTLPRWLVRAGAVVSPELRAIAPQLRRARGASHEKATRMLGWNPRTPQEAILASARSLLELGLVKP; translated from the coding sequence ATGAGCGGGGAACTCGTGCTCGTGACCGGCGGAACGGGCTTCGTCGGCGCGCACTGCATCGTCGCGCTGCTGCGCGAGGGCTACCGCGTGCGCACGACGGTGCGATCTCTCGACCGGGCCGGCCAGGTGCGCGACCTCGTGCGCGCGGGCGGCGAGGACCCGACGGGGATCGAGTTCGTCGTCGCCGACCTCATGCAGGACGACGGCTGGCTCGACGCGGTCGACGGCACCCGGTACGTGCTGCACGTGGCATCCCCCCTTCCCGTTCGCCAGCCGAAGGACGCGAACGACCTGATCGAGCCGGCACGCGAGGGTGTGTTGCGCGTGCTGCGGGCCGCCCGCGACACGGGCGTGCGACGCGTGGTGCAGACGTCGTCGTTCGCGGCCATCGGCTATGGCACCGACCCCGGCCGCCCGTTCACCGAGGTGGACTGGACCGACCTCACGGCGCCGCACCTCACGCCCTACATCCAGTCGAAGACGCTCGCCGAGCGGGCGGCGTGGGAGTTCATCGAACGCGAGGGCGCCGGCCTCGAGTTCGCCACGGTGAACCCGGTCGTGATCTTCGGGCCGGCGCTCGGCGCCGACTTCTCGACGTCCATCCACGTGCTGCTGCGCCTGCTGAACGGCAAGGTGCCGGCGGTGCCGCCCGGCACCACGACCGGGGTGGACGTGCGCGACGTGGCCGACCTGCACGTGCTGGCGATGCGGCATCCGGATGCCGCGGGCGAGCGGTTCCTCGCCGTCGCGGGCGACCCGATCTCCTTCCACGACATGGCGATGCTGCTGCGCCGTCACCTCGGCGCCGACGCCAGGCACGTGCCGACGCGCACGCTGCCGCGCTGGCTCGTGCGCGCCGGCGCCGTCGTCAGCCCCGAGCTGCGCGCCATCGCCCCGCAGCTGCGGCGAGCGCGCGGCGCCTCGCACGAGAAGGCCACCCGGATGCTCGGCTGGAACCCGCGCACCCCGCAGGAGGCGATCCTGGCGTCGGCGCGGAGCCTGCTCGAGCTCGGGCTCGTCAAGCCCTGA
- a CDS encoding EamA family transporter produces MTRRGLILFVALGIAWGIPYLFIKVAVSELDPGMVVLGRSALAAILLLPLALFRREVWSVVRRWKPMLAYTIVEIILPWYFLSSAEQHLPSSTAGLLLATVPLAGVAIAFLMGRPERLSRVNWLGIALGMLGVAALVGLDMAGSDLIAVVQMAVVVVGYALGPAILSRWMSDLPGVGVVAVSLAATAVVYVPFVLFTGGWPTEVPSTAVIVSVIVLAVVCSALAFLLMVGLIAEIGPVKATTITYVNPAVAIIAGVVVLGERVTIWTIVGFALVLAGSYLVTRKRQEAVTAEGAEAAVAEQTATGSTPAVQRATEQPR; encoded by the coding sequence GTGACTCGTCGTGGGCTGATCCTCTTCGTCGCGCTCGGCATCGCGTGGGGCATCCCCTACCTCTTCATCAAGGTCGCGGTGAGCGAGCTCGATCCCGGCATGGTGGTGCTCGGGCGGTCGGCGCTGGCCGCGATCCTGCTGCTGCCGCTGGCGCTCTTCCGCCGCGAGGTGTGGTCGGTGGTCCGTCGATGGAAGCCGATGCTGGCCTACACGATCGTCGAGATCATCCTCCCGTGGTACTTCCTCAGCTCGGCCGAGCAGCACCTGCCGTCGTCGACCGCGGGCCTGCTGCTCGCCACGGTCCCGCTCGCCGGCGTGGCGATCGCCTTCCTGATGGGCCGCCCCGAGCGGCTTTCACGGGTGAACTGGCTCGGCATCGCCCTCGGCATGCTCGGCGTCGCAGCGCTCGTCGGCCTCGACATGGCCGGCTCCGACCTCATCGCCGTCGTGCAGATGGCAGTCGTGGTGGTGGGGTACGCGCTGGGTCCCGCGATCCTGTCGCGGTGGATGTCCGACCTGCCCGGCGTGGGCGTGGTCGCCGTGTCGCTCGCGGCCACGGCGGTCGTGTACGTGCCGTTCGTGCTGTTCACCGGCGGATGGCCCACCGAGGTGCCGTCGACGGCGGTGATCGTGTCGGTCATCGTGCTCGCCGTGGTCTGCAGCGCGCTCGCGTTCCTGCTCATGGTCGGCCTCATCGCCGAGATCGGGCCGGTCAAGGCCACCACGATCACCTACGTCAACCCGGCCGTGGCGATCATCGCGGGCGTGGTGGTGCTCGGCGAGCGGGTCACGATCTGGACGATCGTCGGCTTCGCGCTGGTGCTCGCCGGCTCCTACCTGGTCACGCGAAAACGGCAGGAGGCCGTCACGGCCGAGGGTGCAGAGGCTGCGGTCGCGGAGCAGACGGCGACCGGTTCCACGCCGGCGGTGCAGCGGGCGACCGAGCAGCCGCGATAG
- a CDS encoding NAD(P)/FAD-dependent oxidoreductase, protein MSTTAIDTAVIGAGAAGLTVGRHLAERGADFELFDEHARIGDSWRERYRSLRLFTPRPYLSLPGLRIDLGRFAYPTGAQLADYLERYASHFRLPVRTSARVVSLTRAGDGRLRLELAGGDEVLASKVIVTTGAHRRPVTPGFAAALDPSIRQLHALDYQGPEQLADGPVLVVGAANSGTDVALEAARAGHAVTLAGRHPGHVPVDIDRPLGNLMTGIFIRRLRNTTIDTERGRAVRAERAEHGVMLVRNSPKDLVRAGVVQVDRIDRVEAGRPVTADGTAMDAATVVWCTGSRPDLGWIGIEGVVDEHGLPVEERGLASGCPGLGFVGMPFQYSVASETLMGMDRDATFVVEALLGGRAATAVEAEAAPEVAA, encoded by the coding sequence ATGTCCACCACCGCCATCGACACCGCCGTCATCGGCGCAGGCGCCGCAGGCCTCACCGTCGGCAGGCACCTCGCCGAACGCGGCGCCGACTTCGAGCTGTTCGACGAGCACGCCCGCATCGGCGACTCGTGGCGCGAGCGATACCGCTCGCTGCGGCTGTTCACCCCCCGCCCGTACCTCAGCCTGCCCGGGCTCCGCATCGACCTCGGGCGGTTCGCCTACCCGACCGGCGCCCAGCTCGCCGACTACCTGGAACGGTACGCGTCGCACTTCCGCCTGCCCGTGCGCACCTCGGCGCGGGTCGTGTCGCTCACGCGCGCCGGCGACGGGCGGTTGCGCCTGGAGCTGGCGGGCGGCGACGAGGTGCTCGCGTCGAAGGTCATCGTCACGACCGGTGCGCACCGTCGGCCCGTCACGCCCGGCTTCGCCGCCGCGCTCGACCCGTCGATCCGGCAGCTGCACGCACTCGACTACCAGGGGCCCGAGCAGCTCGCCGACGGGCCGGTGCTCGTGGTCGGCGCCGCGAACTCGGGCACGGATGTCGCGCTCGAGGCCGCGCGCGCCGGCCACGCCGTGACGCTCGCCGGGCGGCATCCGGGGCACGTGCCCGTCGACATCGACCGACCGCTCGGCAACCTCATGACCGGCATCTTCATCCGTCGACTCCGGAACACGACCATCGACACGGAGCGAGGGCGCGCCGTCAGGGCGGAGCGCGCCGAGCACGGGGTCATGCTCGTGCGCAACTCGCCGAAGGATCTCGTGCGCGCCGGCGTCGTGCAGGTCGACCGCATCGACCGCGTCGAGGCCGGGCGACCGGTCACGGCCGACGGCACGGCGATGGACGCCGCGACCGTCGTGTGGTGCACGGGATCCCGGCCGGACCTCGGCTGGATCGGCATCGAGGGCGTCGTCGACGAGCACGGGCTCCCCGTCGAGGAGCGGGGGCTCGCGAGCGGATGCCCCGGGCTCGGGTTCGTGGGCATGCCGTTCCAGTACTCCGTGGCGTCCGAGACCCTGATGGGCATGGACCGCGACGCGACCTTCGTGGTCGAGGCGCTGCTCGGCGGCCGTGCGGCGACGGCGGTCGAGGCCGAGGCCGCGCCGGAGGTGGCTGCCTGA
- a CDS encoding immune inhibitor A domain-containing protein encodes MNRRMRGVVAVAAAGMTVMAGAAFGPAAVAAPADGPTSDTAAAQRLDNRPGPLTERQNQRRKAAQKLILSGQASPGEDGVVQLDTDKYYQAAVTGTDRVFTILSQFGDQTAGKLGSTPGPLHNEIPQPDRTVNNSTHWLPDFNQDTYEDLFFGDGESFKDFYEKQSSGNYSIDGEVSDWVTVPGNASTYGDNTVEDFGGSWQFIEDTGNAWYDAQVAAGKTDADIKAELASFDVWDRYDADNDGNFDEPDGYLDHFQAVHAGEGEDAGGGAQGEDAIWSHRWYVNSTDYGTTGPDGAKFGGAQIGDTGFWIGDYTVEAENGGLGVFAHEFGHDLGLPDFYDTNGGENSTAFWTLMSSGSWLNHGTEDIGTTPGYMGPWEKLQLGWLDYSVVDPGQSGSYTLSPAALQADGQDQALVVDVPDAPVTNDYVTPNGGHAWWTSSADDLNTTLERTLDLSKVKTATVSAKAWYDIEAGFDYLYGEYSTDGGAHWITVGSLSDTSNGKWTTLKYSVPGGNANTLFRFRYQSDGGVHLAGAFLDDIVVKSGGTTLLSDSVEGGANGWTAAGGFKISTGSETSTGDAYYLVENRTYVGYDDTLRNGPYQFDAAYTKPDHVERFPFQDGMLVWAVDETYTDNNTIDHQGHGLALPIDAGVVPMTYPDGTKPSNRRQPYDATFGLQPIDQVALHKEILVGKGKNQTVQSVAAVVGDGSQRQQTATFTDAVKDAFMSPLNPLGGVLVAGHGVTATVTSQVEGGAMTVDVVNPQ; translated from the coding sequence GTGAATCGACGTATGCGCGGCGTGGTCGCCGTCGCGGCGGCGGGCATGACGGTCATGGCGGGTGCGGCCTTCGGGCCTGCAGCCGTCGCCGCCCCCGCCGACGGTCCCACCTCGGACACGGCCGCGGCCCAGCGGCTCGACAACCGCCCCGGCCCGCTCACCGAGCGGCAGAACCAGCGCCGCAAGGCCGCCCAGAAGCTCATCCTCTCGGGCCAGGCCTCGCCCGGCGAAGACGGCGTCGTGCAGCTCGACACCGACAAGTACTACCAGGCGGCCGTGACCGGCACCGACCGGGTGTTCACGATCCTTTCGCAGTTCGGCGACCAGACCGCCGGCAAGCTCGGCTCCACGCCCGGGCCGCTGCACAACGAGATCCCGCAGCCCGACCGCACGGTGAACAACAGCACGCACTGGCTGCCCGACTTCAACCAGGACACCTACGAAGACCTCTTCTTCGGCGACGGCGAGTCGTTCAAGGACTTCTACGAGAAGCAGTCGTCGGGCAACTACTCGATCGACGGCGAGGTCAGCGACTGGGTGACGGTGCCCGGCAACGCGTCCACCTACGGTGACAACACGGTCGAGGACTTCGGCGGCTCGTGGCAGTTCATCGAGGACACCGGCAACGCCTGGTACGACGCGCAGGTGGCGGCCGGCAAGACCGACGCCGACATCAAGGCCGAGCTCGCCTCCTTCGACGTGTGGGACCGCTACGACGCCGACAACGACGGCAACTTCGACGAGCCCGACGGCTACCTCGACCACTTCCAGGCCGTGCACGCCGGCGAGGGTGAGGACGCCGGCGGTGGCGCGCAGGGCGAGGACGCCATCTGGTCGCACCGCTGGTACGTGAACTCGACCGACTATGGCACGACCGGCCCCGACGGCGCCAAGTTCGGCGGCGCGCAGATCGGCGACACCGGCTTCTGGATCGGCGACTACACGGTCGAGGCGGAGAACGGCGGCCTCGGTGTGTTCGCGCACGAGTTCGGCCACGACCTCGGCCTGCCCGACTTCTACGACACGAACGGCGGCGAGAACTCGACCGCGTTCTGGACGCTCATGTCGAGCGGCTCGTGGCTCAACCACGGCACCGAGGACATCGGCACCACGCCCGGCTACATGGGCCCGTGGGAGAAGCTCCAGCTCGGCTGGCTGGACTACTCGGTCGTCGACCCCGGCCAGAGCGGCTCCTACACGCTGAGCCCGGCCGCCCTGCAGGCCGACGGCCAGGACCAGGCCCTCGTCGTCGACGTGCCCGACGCGCCCGTCACCAACGACTACGTGACGCCGAACGGCGGACACGCGTGGTGGACCTCGAGCGCCGACGACCTGAACACGACGCTCGAGCGCACGCTCGACCTGTCGAAGGTCAAGACCGCGACGGTCTCGGCCAAGGCCTGGTACGACATCGAGGCCGGCTTCGACTACCTCTACGGCGAGTACTCGACCGACGGTGGCGCCCACTGGATCACCGTCGGCAGCCTCTCCGACACGTCCAACGGCAAGTGGACGACGCTGAAGTACTCGGTGCCGGGCGGCAACGCGAACACGCTGTTCCGCTTCCGCTACCAGTCCGACGGCGGCGTGCACCTCGCCGGCGCATTCCTCGACGACATCGTCGTGAAGAGCGGCGGCACCACTCTGCTGAGCGACAGCGTCGAGGGCGGCGCCAACGGTTGGACCGCCGCGGGCGGCTTCAAGATCAGCACCGGCTCCGAGACCAGCACGGGCGACGCCTACTACCTGGTCGAGAACCGCACCTACGTCGGCTACGACGACACGCTGCGCAACGGCCCGTACCAGTTCGACGCGGCCTACACGAAGCCCGACCACGTGGAGCGCTTCCCGTTCCAGGACGGCATGCTCGTGTGGGCGGTCGACGAGACCTACACCGACAACAACACGATCGATCACCAGGGCCACGGCCTCGCGCTGCCGATCGACGCCGGTGTCGTCCCGATGACCTACCCCGACGGCACCAAGCCGAGCAACCGTCGCCAGCCGTACGACGCCACCTTCGGCCTGCAGCCGATCGACCAGGTCGCGCTGCACAAGGAGATCCTCGTCGGCAAGGGCAAGAACCAGACGGTGCAGTCCGTCGCGGCGGTCGTCGGCGACGGATCGCAGCGGCAGCAGACCGCGACGTTCACGGATGCGGTGAAGGATGCGTTCATGAGCCCGCTCAACCCGCTGGGCGGAGTCCTCGTCGCCGGCCACGGAGTGACCGCCACGGTGACCAGCCAGGTGGAAGGCGGCGCGATGACGGTGGACGTCGTCAACCCGCAGTAG
- a CDS encoding ion transporter → MARAARSELKSTGYEIFIGVLSILSIVNLVLMLTVVDDEALNTVLRVMNILFSGIFLADFAYRLTTAPQRGAYFFRHYGWADLLASLPFAELKILRLFRVVRVIRLMREVGPRTIWRTLIRDRAGSALYALLLMGVFVLEFGSLTMLYLEEHAPGANITTASDALWYTVVTISTVGYGDYYPVTNSGRIAGVVIIVVGVGIFGTFTGYLANLFLGPRKEDAEPAAAPEPETAPAPEPTLVQAPSAPQPELADAGGRLEEIRALLSSSEANLESIKLLLDGPDPSPR, encoded by the coding sequence ATGGCGAGGGCGGCGCGCAGCGAGCTGAAGAGCACGGGCTACGAGATCTTCATCGGCGTGCTGTCGATCCTGTCGATCGTCAACCTCGTCCTCATGCTCACCGTGGTGGACGACGAGGCGCTGAACACGGTGCTCCGGGTCATGAACATCCTCTTCAGTGGCATCTTCCTCGCGGACTTCGCGTACCGGCTGACCACGGCCCCGCAGCGCGGCGCCTACTTCTTCCGGCACTACGGCTGGGCGGACCTCCTGGCGAGCCTCCCGTTCGCCGAACTGAAGATCCTCCGCCTCTTCCGGGTGGTGCGGGTCATCCGCCTGATGCGCGAGGTCGGGCCGCGCACCATCTGGCGAACGCTGATCAGGGACCGGGCGGGCAGCGCGTTGTACGCACTGCTGCTCATGGGCGTCTTCGTGCTGGAGTTCGGCAGCCTCACCATGCTCTACCTCGAGGAGCATGCACCCGGAGCGAACATCACCACGGCGTCCGATGCGCTCTGGTACACCGTCGTCACCATCTCGACCGTCGGCTACGGCGACTACTACCCCGTCACGAACTCGGGTCGCATCGCCGGCGTCGTCATCATCGTGGTCGGGGTGGGCATCTTCGGCACCTTCACCGGATATCTCGCGAACCTGTTCCTGGGGCCACGGAAGGAGGACGCCGAGCCCGCGGCCGCGCCTGAGCCCGAGACCGCCCCTGCGCCCGAGCCCACGCTCGTGCAGGCGCCGTCCGCGCCCCAGCCCGAGCTCGCCGACGCCGGCGGGAGACTCGAGGAGATCCGCGCCCTGTTGTCCTCGTCGGAGGCGAACCTCGAGTCGATCAAGCTCCTGCTGGACGGGCCCGACCCCTCGCCGCGCTGA
- a CDS encoding metallophosphoesterase family protein has product MPRPRDDGTVTRLLLISDTHVPARARRLPDDVWRAIDVAEVVVHAGDWVDVATLDAIEARAARVVGVAGNNDGPELHARLGEFARFEAGGVRFGVVHETGAAGGREARMDAAYAAPDAPDGLDVLVFGHSHIPWDTTTPRGIRLLNPGSPTDRRRQPVCTMMTAIADGGELREVALVPVAR; this is encoded by the coding sequence ATGCCGCGGCCGCGCGATGATGGGACGGTGACGCGGCTCCTCCTCATCTCCGACACGCATGTGCCCGCGCGGGCCCGGCGGCTGCCCGATGACGTGTGGCGTGCGATCGACGTCGCCGAGGTCGTGGTGCACGCAGGTGACTGGGTGGATGTGGCCACGCTCGACGCGATCGAGGCGCGGGCCGCGCGGGTCGTGGGCGTGGCGGGCAACAACGACGGCCCCGAGCTGCACGCGCGGCTGGGCGAGTTCGCCCGGTTCGAGGCGGGCGGCGTGCGGTTCGGCGTCGTGCACGAGACGGGGGCAGCCGGAGGGCGCGAGGCGCGCATGGATGCCGCGTACGCCGCTCCCGATGCACCCGATGGCCTCGACGTGCTCGTGTTCGGGCACAGTCACATCCCGTGGGACACGACGACGCCCCGCGGCATCCGCCTGCTGAACCCGGGCTCGCCGACCGATCGCCGCCGCCAACCGGTCTGCACGATGATGACGGCGATCGCCGATGGCGGGGAGCTGCGCGAGGTGGCGCTGGTGCCCGTCGCCCGCTGA
- a CDS encoding helix-turn-helix domain-containing protein — MTRRHHRVAVLVLEGAKPLDVGIPAQVFTTRQSMPYEVRACGAAPGLVTGGDGLSYHVADGLEALEWAETVFIPGYRHPDREDPPRPVIDALRGAHERGARLAAISTGAFALAATGLLDGRRATTHWHYTKALAARHPLVHVDENVLFVDEGRVLTSAGAASGLDLCLHLVRRDHGVALSNHVARRLVAAPYRSGGQAQYVPRSVPEPLGAVFAATREWALVRLEQPLTLADLARHANVSPRTFSRRFLEDTGSTPMQWILRARVDLARELLERTDLGVEQIADRVGLGTGANLRLHFHRILGTSPSEYRHTFVQPGE; from the coding sequence ATGACGCGCAGGCATCACCGGGTCGCCGTGCTCGTGCTCGAGGGCGCCAAGCCCCTCGACGTCGGCATCCCCGCCCAGGTGTTCACGACCAGGCAGAGCATGCCGTACGAGGTGCGCGCGTGCGGCGCTGCACCGGGACTCGTGACGGGCGGTGACGGCCTCTCGTACCACGTGGCCGACGGACTCGAGGCGCTCGAGTGGGCTGAGACGGTCTTCATCCCCGGCTACCGGCACCCTGACCGCGAGGACCCGCCGCGGCCGGTCATCGATGCGCTCCGCGGCGCGCACGAACGGGGTGCCCGGCTCGCCGCGATCTCGACCGGCGCGTTCGCGCTCGCCGCGACCGGGCTCCTCGACGGACGCCGGGCCACGACGCACTGGCACTACACGAAGGCGCTCGCGGCGCGGCATCCGCTCGTGCACGTCGACGAGAACGTGCTCTTCGTCGACGAGGGGCGCGTGCTCACCTCGGCGGGCGCGGCATCGGGCCTCGACCTGTGCCTGCACCTCGTGCGACGCGACCACGGCGTGGCCCTGTCGAACCACGTCGCGCGGCGGCTCGTCGCGGCGCCGTATCGCAGCGGCGGCCAGGCGCAGTACGTGCCGCGCAGCGTGCCCGAGCCGCTCGGCGCGGTGTTCGCGGCGACCCGTGAGTGGGCGCTGGTGCGCCTCGAGCAGCCCCTCACGCTCGCCGACCTCGCGCGGCACGCGAACGTGTCGCCGCGCACGTTCTCGCGACGGTTCCTCGAGGACACCGGCTCCACCCCCATGCAGTGGATCCTGCGCGCCCGCGTCGACCTCGCCCGCGAGCTGCTCGAGCGCACCGACCTCGGCGTCGAGCAGATCGCCGACCGCGTCGGCCTCGGCACGGGCGCCAACCTGAGGCTGCACTTCCACCGCATCCTCGGCACGTCGCCGAGCGAGTACCGGCACACGTTCGTGCAGCCGGGGGAGTGA
- a CDS encoding response regulator transcription factor: protein MPAGTAARAADWVATYDALASRRDTLSPAELDELGLAAWFLGHESECERTWDAAHRAYLEAGETDAAMRCVFWLGFTLADRGEVVRAGAWMARLAELSAASAPSLLGDAALALAQGATAYAQGRVEESVGLCERAAASARAAGDLDLEVLATMSLARSLVFSGRPVEGFAAMDRVMLAVSSGRVSDRAAGPAYCAVIASCIDRWDIDRARVWTRDLSEWCDAQRGLEPFRGECSVHRASVLQLLGEWDEAAATLADVCERERRALALEHAYYGVAELHRLAGRRDEAEAAYRRAAELGREVQPGLARLRRDEGRTATARSGIVRALESAPSLSIRAELLAAQVELEVEHGDPAVAAGAAAQLRAMADLMATPYLGAQADRADARLLLQADAADRALPLLRRAWSAWRQLEAPYEAAVTRVLLGRANRAAGDEEAAQLEFDAARTVLADLGAVADLDRLERTAAGAGRSAAAASAGLTRREVEVLRLIAGGRTNRQIAQELFLSERTVARHVSNILGKLGLANRAGATAFAFEHGLAAAS from the coding sequence ATGCCAGCAGGGACCGCAGCGCGGGCGGCCGACTGGGTCGCCACGTACGACGCGCTGGCGAGCCGGCGCGACACGCTGTCGCCCGCGGAGCTCGACGAACTCGGCCTCGCCGCGTGGTTCCTCGGCCACGAGTCCGAGTGCGAGCGCACCTGGGACGCCGCGCATCGCGCCTACCTCGAGGCCGGCGAGACGGATGCGGCGATGCGCTGCGTGTTCTGGCTGGGGTTCACCCTCGCGGACCGCGGCGAGGTCGTGCGCGCCGGAGCGTGGATGGCGCGCCTGGCCGAGCTCAGCGCTGCGAGCGCCCCGTCGCTGCTCGGCGACGCGGCCCTGGCGCTCGCGCAGGGGGCGACCGCGTACGCCCAGGGACGGGTCGAGGAATCCGTCGGGCTCTGCGAACGGGCCGCCGCATCGGCTCGGGCCGCCGGGGACCTCGACCTGGAGGTGCTGGCCACCATGTCGCTCGCACGGTCCCTGGTGTTCAGCGGCCGCCCGGTCGAGGGGTTCGCGGCCATGGACCGCGTCATGCTCGCCGTCTCCTCCGGGCGCGTCAGCGATCGCGCCGCCGGCCCCGCGTACTGCGCGGTCATCGCGAGCTGCATCGACCGCTGGGACATCGACCGGGCCCGCGTGTGGACCCGCGACCTCAGCGAGTGGTGCGACGCGCAGCGCGGCCTCGAGCCGTTCCGCGGCGAGTGCTCGGTGCACCGCGCCAGCGTGCTGCAGTTGCTCGGTGAATGGGATGAGGCCGCCGCCACGCTCGCCGACGTCTGCGAGCGGGAGCGCCGTGCCCTCGCCCTCGAGCACGCCTACTACGGCGTGGCGGAGCTGCACCGGCTCGCGGGCCGTCGCGACGAGGCCGAGGCCGCGTACCGGCGCGCCGCGGAGCTCGGCCGAGAGGTGCAGCCCGGCCTCGCCCGCCTGCGGCGCGACGAGGGCCGCACGGCCACGGCCCGGTCGGGCATCGTCCGCGCCCTCGAGTCGGCGCCGAGCCTGAGCATCCGCGCCGAGCTGCTCGCCGCGCAGGTCGAGCTCGAGGTCGAGCACGGCGACCCGGCGGTCGCCGCCGGCGCCGCCGCCCAGCTCCGCGCCATGGCCGACCTGATGGCCACGCCCTACCTCGGTGCGCAGGCCGATCGCGCCGACGCGCGCCTCCTGCTGCAGGCGGATGCCGCAGACCGGGCGCTCCCGCTGCTGCGACGCGCGTGGTCGGCGTGGCGGCAGCTCGAGGCGCCGTACGAGGCCGCCGTGACCCGGGTGCTGCTCGGGCGCGCGAACCGCGCGGCCGGCGACGAGGAGGCCGCCCAGCTCGAGTTCGACGCGGCGCGCACGGTGCTCGCCGACCTCGGCGCGGTGGCCGACCTCGACCGGCTCGAGCGCACGGCGGCCGGAGCCGGGCGATCGGCGGCCGCGGCATCCGCCGGACTCACCCGGCGTGAGGTGGAGGTGCTACGGCTCATCGCCGGCGGACGGACCAACCGGCAGATCGCCCAGGAGCTCTTCCTGAGCGAGCGCACGGTCGCGCGGCACGTGAGCAACATCCTCGGCAAGCTCGGTCTCGCCAATCGAGCCGGCGCCACGGCGTTCGCCTTCGAGCACGGGCTCGCCGCGGCATCCTGA